In Chitinophaga sp. HK235, a single window of DNA contains:
- a CDS encoding acetyl-CoA C-acetyltransferase has translation MRKVAIIGGKRIPFVKSFREYNRVSNQEMLTACLNTLIKAYQLEGVRIGDVALGALLNRSTEWNFARECVLGTSLDPHTPAYNVQRACGTSLDAIIQLGLRIAAGQIESAIAGGSDTNSDLPLLLQQQLSWKLTALKGAKTLGERLKILASLRFRDLSPVYPSIVEPRTGLSMGQHTERMVQEWGISRQEQDALAYNSHMNATRAYIAGFFEGLVFPFRNVSRDTIIRSDTTPEKLATLKPAFDFSGKGTLTAGNSTIYTDGAAALLLASEEYAQRRQWPVQAYLLDAETAAVDYVHGEGLLMAPTYSVARLLKRNNLRLQDFDVYEIHEAFCGQVLCTLKAWEDAAYCKKLGYDAPLGSIDRSKLNTKGGSVAIGHPFAATGARIVAQAAKILQERGEGRALVSICTAGGMGVVAILER, from the coding sequence ATGAGAAAGGTGGCTATCATTGGCGGCAAACGCATCCCCTTTGTAAAATCCTTCCGGGAATACAACAGGGTGTCCAACCAGGAAATGCTGACAGCCTGTCTGAATACCCTCATCAAAGCCTATCAGCTGGAAGGTGTCCGCATCGGCGACGTAGCCCTGGGCGCATTACTCAACCGTTCTACCGAATGGAACTTTGCCAGGGAATGTGTACTGGGTACTTCCCTCGATCCGCATACGCCGGCCTATAACGTACAGCGGGCCTGTGGTACCAGCCTGGACGCCATCATCCAACTGGGACTGCGCATCGCAGCGGGACAGATAGAATCCGCCATCGCCGGTGGCAGCGATACCAACAGCGATCTCCCGCTGCTGCTGCAACAGCAGCTTTCCTGGAAGCTCACCGCCCTCAAAGGCGCCAAAACACTGGGTGAACGACTTAAAATACTGGCCTCCCTCCGCTTCCGCGATCTGTCTCCTGTATATCCCTCTATCGTAGAACCCCGCACAGGCCTGTCTATGGGACAACATACCGAACGCATGGTACAGGAATGGGGCATCAGTCGGCAAGAGCAGGACGCCCTCGCCTACAACAGCCACATGAACGCCACCCGCGCCTATATCGCCGGCTTCTTCGAAGGACTGGTATTTCCCTTCAGGAATGTGAGCCGTGATACTATCATCCGCTCAGACACCACGCCCGAAAAACTGGCCACCCTCAAACCAGCTTTCGACTTCAGCGGTAAAGGCACACTCACCGCCGGCAACAGCACTATCTACACCGATGGCGCCGCCGCCCTGCTGCTGGCCTCCGAAGAATATGCACAACGCCGGCAATGGCCCGTACAGGCGTACCTGTTAGATGCGGAAACAGCCGCAGTGGATTATGTACACGGGGAAGGACTGCTCATGGCGCCCACCTATTCAGTAGCCCGCCTGTTAAAACGAAACAACCTGCGCCTGCAGGACTTCGATGTATATGAAATACACGAAGCTTTCTGCGGACAGGTATTATGTACCCTGAAAGCATGGGAAGATGCAGCCTACTGTAAAAAACTGGGATATGACGCTCCACTTGGAAGCATAGACAGGAGCAAACTGAATACAAAAGGAGGCAGTGTAGCGATAGGACATCCTTTTGCAGCCACCGGGGCCAGAATAGTGGCCCAGGCAGCTAAAATACTCCAGGAACGCGGTGAAGGCAGAGCACTGGTATCGATCTGCACCGCCGGTGGAATGGGCGTGGTCGCGATCCTGGAGCGGTAA
- a CDS encoding TlpA disulfide reductase family protein, with the protein MKRVFLICAALTAMNHLYAQKAGVTITGKVPAIFNGEYIFLSKGAGFKNNILDSAKVEKGAFSLAYPLEDTIQGSIRVTKKTDGKFYYGNRTLFLKPGDNVSLTAKDTSVANVFENGVLKGAPLTMQYDQLQGSLKKVNDSLQVVRGAAMGRMRAWQEGKLKIDTAAEIASRQVMDNLLKQKSDITDAFIDAHPDYYISLLSFKESLGSRVKDVPAAQQRLSKFTPTLRNSTFGLGIKELLNASAKLGINQLAPDFASKTPDGKTLKLSDLKGKYVLLDFWASWCGPCRAENPNVVKAYNQYKDKNFTVLGVSLDREGAHDKWTEAIEKDGLTWHHVSDLKWWNADAAKLYLIHSIPQNFLIDPNGRIIAQNLRGEALQQELEKVIR; encoded by the coding sequence ATGAAAAGAGTTTTTCTTATTTGTGCTGCCCTGACAGCCATGAACCATCTGTATGCGCAGAAGGCCGGTGTGACCATTACCGGTAAAGTGCCAGCTATCTTCAACGGTGAGTATATTTTCCTGAGCAAAGGCGCCGGTTTTAAGAACAATATACTGGATTCAGCCAAAGTAGAGAAAGGAGCTTTCTCCCTTGCGTATCCGCTGGAAGACACTATTCAGGGGAGTATACGGGTAACCAAAAAGACAGATGGTAAATTTTATTATGGGAACAGGACTTTATTCCTGAAGCCCGGTGACAACGTATCGCTGACAGCGAAGGACACTTCTGTTGCGAACGTATTTGAAAACGGTGTGCTGAAAGGTGCTCCGCTAACCATGCAGTATGACCAGTTGCAAGGCTCCCTTAAAAAGGTAAATGACAGCCTGCAGGTGGTAAGAGGCGCAGCGATGGGCCGGATGCGGGCATGGCAGGAAGGTAAACTGAAAATTGACACCGCTGCGGAAATCGCTTCCAGGCAGGTGATGGACAACCTGTTGAAACAAAAATCTGATATCACCGATGCTTTTATTGATGCACATCCTGATTATTATATCAGCCTGCTGAGTTTCAAGGAAAGCCTGGGTTCCCGCGTAAAAGACGTTCCGGCAGCGCAGCAACGGCTGAGCAAGTTTACGCCGACACTGCGTAATTCCACTTTCGGACTGGGTATCAAAGAATTACTGAATGCCTCTGCCAAACTGGGCATTAACCAGTTGGCGCCTGATTTTGCGTCTAAAACACCTGATGGGAAAACTTTGAAGCTGTCTGATCTGAAAGGTAAATATGTGCTGCTGGATTTCTGGGCCAGCTGGTGCGGACCTTGCCGGGCTGAGAACCCAAATGTGGTAAAGGCTTACAACCAGTATAAAGACAAAAACTTTACCGTGCTGGGTGTTTCCCTCGATCGTGAAGGTGCACATGATAAATGGACAGAAGCTATTGAGAAAGATGGTCTTACCTGGCATCATGTGAGTGACCTGAAATGGTGGAATGCAGATGCGGCTAAACTGTATCTTATTCATTCCATTCCTCAGAACTTCCTGATAGATCCCAATGGCCGTATCATTGCGCAAAACCTGCGTGGAGAGGCTTTACAGCAGGAACTGGAAAAAGTAATCCGCTAA
- a CDS encoding DUF1543 domain-containing protein: MEDLKLYMLLLGCDLPGRHTEQHDVFFGVARKVSDLVPDLKAFWPEAGEKLHVDGWREVTHVNNYRITVVPRTETVDNPEQLYFLNLGGYKPGEMEEFHYKILSVNKDIGAAIRDAKETTFYKHTTFATATSHVDDKYGVDVDDIIPVKDILPEPVRAQYQLKLTPVEDTVTDELHLGYFQLHKL; encoded by the coding sequence ATGGAAGATTTAAAACTTTATATGCTGTTGCTGGGCTGCGATTTGCCCGGCCGTCATACAGAACAACATGATGTGTTTTTTGGTGTTGCACGCAAGGTCAGCGACCTGGTGCCGGACCTGAAGGCTTTCTGGCCCGAAGCCGGGGAAAAGCTACATGTAGACGGATGGAGGGAAGTAACACATGTGAACAACTACCGTATCACCGTAGTGCCCAGAACAGAAACGGTGGACAATCCCGAACAACTATACTTCCTGAATCTGGGAGGTTATAAACCGGGAGAAATGGAAGAGTTTCACTATAAGATTCTGAGTGTTAACAAAGATATTGGTGCTGCCATCCGGGATGCCAAAGAAACCACCTTCTACAAACATACTACCTTTGCTACCGCTACTTCCCATGTAGATGACAAGTACGGAGTAGACGTAGATGATATTATACCGGTGAAGGATATACTCCCTGAACCTGTAAGGGCACAGTATCAATTGAAGCTAACACCAGTGGAAGATACCGTTACGGATGAATTGCATCTGGGGTATTTTCAATTGCACAAACTATAA
- a CDS encoding FecR family protein produces MTTNRDQIRILFKEQLTGALSESAAQQLEQLLQEDPAAREEWAALQQETTLTTVNTQRRRNATEQTTDTGTARPHRIISRQWFAWAAAVILLLIAAGSYFIYHTHQHVPGDRLISRNYVLARSAVKLLVPGSTSLALTGDSAVQIWQVGEVRLHNDAGLLRYSGLSKGYGLNTLLVPAGADYRLILSDSTEIWLNAASRLRFPFNFARNKREVYLEGEAWFKVNANAEHPFVVHTPNTTVTVLGTTLNINTYDDERVRVSLIEGTVNVKGTTDEAVTLKAGTESVYGDYNGIRTAPFDTTEVLSWMKGVATYQDKKLRELKPMLERWFGVQIIFDKPEIAYITASGQLEKNKLTAFLHHLETTSRIRYYFSGSELHFNLP; encoded by the coding sequence ATGACCACCAACCGCGATCAAATACGGATATTGTTCAAGGAACAGCTTACGGGCGCTCTTTCGGAGTCTGCTGCACAGCAGCTGGAGCAACTGCTGCAGGAGGATCCTGCCGCTCGTGAAGAGTGGGCTGCCCTGCAGCAGGAGACAACACTGACAACTGTGAATACGCAGCGCAGAAGAAATGCCACGGAGCAGACCACCGATACCGGGACAGCCCGGCCGCATCGGATCATTTCCCGCCAGTGGTTTGCCTGGGCTGCAGCCGTAATACTATTGCTGATCGCTGCCGGCAGTTATTTCATCTACCACACTCACCAGCATGTTCCGGGAGACAGGTTGATTTCCCGCAATTATGTGCTCGCCAGGTCCGCCGTAAAGCTGCTGGTCCCGGGAAGTACTTCACTGGCCCTCACCGGAGACAGTGCCGTACAGATATGGCAGGTGGGAGAAGTACGCCTGCACAACGATGCCGGCTTACTCCGATACAGCGGTCTGTCCAAAGGTTATGGCCTGAATACACTGTTGGTGCCTGCAGGAGCTGATTACCGTCTTATCTTGTCGGATAGCACGGAGATATGGCTGAATGCTGCATCCCGACTACGTTTTCCGTTCAACTTCGCCCGTAATAAAAGAGAGGTATATCTGGAAGGAGAAGCCTGGTTTAAAGTAAACGCCAACGCAGAACATCCTTTTGTAGTACATACGCCCAATACTACTGTCACGGTGCTGGGTACCACTTTAAATATCAATACCTACGACGATGAAAGAGTACGGGTGTCCCTGATAGAAGGTACTGTCAACGTAAAAGGCACCACCGACGAAGCTGTGACGCTGAAAGCCGGTACTGAGTCGGTATACGGCGATTACAACGGTATACGTACAGCCCCCTTCGATACTACGGAAGTACTGAGCTGGATGAAAGGTGTCGCTACTTATCAGGATAAAAAACTAAGGGAGCTGAAACCCATGCTGGAACGCTGGTTTGGCGTACAGATAATTTTTGACAAACCTGAAATAGCCTACATCACAGCCTCCGGCCAGCTGGAAAAGAATAAATTAACAGCTTTCCTGCATCATCTCGAAACAACCAGTCGTATCCGGTATTATTTCTCCGGTAGCGAATTACATTTTAACCTGCCGTAA
- a CDS encoding YheT family hydrolase gives MLTIYPSLFRKIRPVDYQRRRITTRDGDFLDLDFSEKGSDRIVVILHGLEGDSTRKYVLGMVHIFNGAGFDTVSMNFRGCSGEPNRLLRFYHSGETGDLHSVVQYLLSLGKYKSIHLVGFSLGGNVTLKYVGEQGTRIAPEIRSAVGISVPVDLKSSSAELEKRHNIIYMQRFIRNLEEKLKLKQQQYPNDINLEGYDSIRSFRQFDDRYTGPMHGFRDALHYWEECSSRRYLHQISIPTLLINAKDDPFLGSDCFPYEIADASNTFFLETPLYGGHVGFVRFYEEFYWSEERALAFIKQYL, from the coding sequence ATGCTGACGATCTATCCATCCCTGTTCCGGAAGATCAGGCCGGTGGATTATCAGCGTCGGCGGATTACTACGCGGGACGGGGATTTTCTGGACCTGGATTTTAGTGAAAAGGGAAGCGACCGGATAGTGGTGATATTACACGGGCTGGAAGGTGATTCTACCCGGAAATATGTGCTGGGTATGGTGCATATTTTTAATGGGGCAGGTTTTGATACCGTGTCCATGAATTTCAGAGGTTGCAGTGGAGAGCCTAACAGATTGCTGCGTTTTTATCATAGTGGGGAAACAGGCGATCTGCACAGTGTGGTGCAGTATCTTCTTTCACTGGGAAAATATAAATCCATTCATCTGGTGGGTTTTTCCCTGGGAGGAAATGTGACCCTCAAATATGTAGGGGAACAAGGAACCCGTATTGCTCCGGAAATCAGGTCGGCAGTGGGCATTTCAGTGCCGGTAGACCTGAAAAGCAGTTCTGCAGAGCTGGAGAAGCGGCATAATATCATTTATATGCAGCGGTTCATTCGGAACCTGGAGGAGAAGCTAAAGCTTAAACAACAGCAGTATCCCAACGACATCAACCTGGAAGGTTACGACAGTATCCGGAGTTTCAGACAATTTGACGACCGCTATACCGGCCCTATGCATGGATTTCGGGATGCACTGCACTACTGGGAGGAATGCAGCTCCCGGCGTTATCTGCACCAGATCAGTATTCCCACCCTGCTGATCAATGCCAAAGATGATCCGTTTCTGGGATCGGACTGTTTCCCTTACGAAATAGCTGACGCCAGTAATACGTTTTTTCTGGAAACACCGTTATATGGCGGACATGTGGGCTTTGTCCGGTTCTATGAAGAATTTTACTGGTCGGAAGAACGGGCACTGGCCTTCATAAAGCAGTATCTATAA